A stretch of Carya illinoinensis cultivar Pawnee chromosome 14, C.illinoinensisPawnee_v1, whole genome shotgun sequence DNA encodes these proteins:
- the LOC122293851 gene encoding uncharacterized protein LOC122293851 — MVHSINKTTIGGNVLVKLDMSKAYDRVNWRFLIQVLESFGFSPQFCALINLCISSPWYSIMMNGTSLGFFKGERGLRQGDPLSPYLFVIMQETLSRLLKNAFENGKIGKFSQARGTPFVSHLMYADDIIIFSNGGKKSMRGLMEVLNLYEKWTEGSFPFKYLGVPIVMGRLKVYDFGDLIGKFNKKVAGWKMKLISTGGRVILLRHVLSSMATHLMVVLQVPHGVYVALNRIMSSFFWGDLEGRGKRKWVAWKNICHPTEEGGLGIRDFEEIQRALHMKFAWHLIQGHSLWAEFFRDGGPIGDHFPVLERPLLRVKECRLDNGWDTSLLERLVGSQKAEDLFQFLATRKDGQDILIWMRDNNGEFNTRSAWDCIRGTYGGFKSRSLYRRFCQMYLEDRRCKARMEDKVESVQSVWHVIKLWIRRIMSLFMKVARISFQDEAILKRLEIPVVYPRPRHIRVIRWKRPPQDWMKLNSDGSSLGNLGPAGAGGVIRDSLGRLHSAYSVFLGQGSNNFAELRSLLEGVRRCHQLGFCRVEIEVDSQLLVRWCTKGMEFRMHHVFREGNVVADFLAKRGAGGFNMDWYAHDSLPDQIRGALALVLAVLVSGFYV; from the exons TTGATATGtccaaggcttatgatagagttAATTGGAGGTTCCTTATTCAGGTTCTGGAGTCCTTTGGGTTTTCTCCTCAGTTTTGCGCTTTGATAAACCTTTGTATTTCCTCACCTTGGTATTCTATTATGATGAATGGTACTTCCTTGGGTTTCTTTAAGGGCGAGCGTGGTCTGAGGCAGGGCGATCCGCTGTCTCCTTACTTATTTGTCATTATGCAGGAGACACTATCTCGGTTGCTCAAGAATGCTTTTGAGAATGGTAAAATTGGCAAGTTTTCTCAAGCTAGAGGCACGCCTTTTGTTTCCCACCTTATGTATGcggatgatattattattttctctaaTGGTGGGAAGAAGTCTATGAGAGGGTTGATGGAGGTGCTTAATCTTTATGAGAAGTGGACAG AAGGATCTTTTCCCTTTAAATATCTGGGAGTTCCTATTGTGATGGGTCGTTTGAAGGTTTATGATTTTGGTGATCTGATtggtaaatttaataaaaaagttgcagggtggaaaatgaaattgattTCTACTGGGGGTCGTGTTATTCTTTTACGTCATGTTTTATCGAGCATGGCAACTCATCTCATGGTCGTCCTTCAGGTTCCCCATGGTGTTTATGTGGCGTTGAACAGGATTATGAGCTCCTTTTTTTGGGGTGATCTTGAGGGGAGAGGAAAGAGGAAGTGGGTggcttggaaaaatatttgtcaTCCTACGGAGGAAGGCGGTTTGGGTATTCGGGATTTTGAGGAGATTCAGAGGGCCTTAcatatgaaatttgcttggCATTTAATTCAGGGGCATTCTTTATGGGCAGAATTTTTCAGAG ATGGGGGTCCTATTGGTGATCATTTTCCAGTTCTTGAGAGACCTTTGCTTCGAGTCAAAGAGTGTCGGCTTGATAATGGTTGGGATACCTCTCTTTTGGAAAGACTAGTTGGTTCACAAAAAGCCGAAGATCTGTTTCAGTTTTTGGCGACTAGGAAGGATGGTCAGGATATCCTTATTTGGATGAGGGATAATAATGGGGAGTTTAACACTAGAAGTGCTTGGGATTGTATCCGT GGGACATATGGAGGATTTAAATCACGTTCTCTGTACAGGCGATTTTGCCAGATGTATTTGGAG GATAGACGTTGCAAAGCTCGGATGGAAGATAAAGTGGAGTCAGTTCAGTCTGTTTGGCATGTTATCAAGCTATGGATTCGAAGGATTATGTCGTTATTTATGAAAGTCGCTAGGATTTCTTTTCAAGATGAGGCTATTCTGAAAAGGTTGGAGATCCCAGTTGTATATCCTAGGCCCAGGCATATTCGTGTGATCAGGTGGAAACGGCCTCCCCAAGATTGGATGAAACTCAACTCGGATGGTAGTAGTTTAGGGAATCTAGGGCCGGCTGGCGCTGGGGGGGTTATTCGTGATAGTCTTGGTAGGTTGCACTCTGCTTACTCGGTTTTCTTGGGTCAGGGTTCTAATAATTTTGCTGAGTTGAGAAGTTTGTTGGAAGGGGTTAGGAGGTGTCATCAATTGGGTTTTTGTCGAGTTGAGATTGAGGTTGATTCCCAATTGTTGGTTCGCTGGTGTACGAAGG GTATGGAGTTTCGCATGCACCATGTTTTTCGAGAAGGTAATGTGGTCGCCGATTTTCTTGCCAAAAGGGGAGCTGGGGGTTTTAATAtggattggtatgctcatgactCCTTACCTGATCAGATCCGTG GTGCTTTGGCTTTGGTCCTGGCTGTTTTGGTTTCTGGTTTTTACGTTTAG